A region from the Caldicellulosiruptor naganoensis genome encodes:
- a CDS encoding NUDIX hydrolase, with amino-acid sequence MLIRNCAGGVVFYQGKIFIMKNEKGEWVFPKGVIRNGEIAPEVAVRRVKEEVGIDASILSTAGQTSYEFYSVTRQKPVCNKIVWYIMEAKSPEFLKENKEENVFDAGYFDIEEALQKITYSQDKALASYAYQQYKQLVNI; translated from the coding sequence GTGCTTATTAGAAACTGTGCTGGTGGGGTTGTATTCTACCAGGGGAAGATTTTTATTATGAAGAATGAAAAGGGTGAATGGGTTTTCCCAAAAGGTGTTATCAGAAATGGCGAGATTGCGCCCGAAGTGGCAGTGAGGCGCGTAAAAGAAGAAGTTGGTATTGATGCTTCAATTCTGTCAACAGCAGGTCAAACAAGTTATGAGTTCTATTCTGTGACACGTCAAAAACCTGTATGTAACAAGATAGTATGGTATATCATGGAGGCAAAATCCCCAGAGTTTTTGAAAGAAAATAAAGAAGAGAATGTATTTGATGCAGGGTATTTTGACATTGAAGAAGCTCTTCAGAAGATTACTTATAGTCAAGACAAGGCTTTAGCATCTTATGCGTATCAGCAATACAAGCAGCTTGTGAATATTTAA
- the hflX gene encoding GTPase HflX has translation MARIREYYRDLIEKLKHYKSEEYMIDEFIYNSLKEISQKLNKEVAIVINRKGNVEEVVIGEKDKIELEDASEAQKKAAIIHTHPTSQATPSMNDLSTLILEKYDYIMTISLKTEEATLAFWGKELKDVEIIGPFKVEYFYEFDISHKISEIDQKQKEREKLYDIANDKIEEKALLVDVWPKSDSEGDKHLFDELESLCYTAGVKVVDKVVQVRRNIDPAYFIGRGKVEEILQICQQKDIDVVIFNRELTPAQIKNLEEALLRKVIDRTDVILDIFARRAKTKEGKLQVELAQLLTLLPRLRGMGTVLSRLGGGIGTRGPGETKLELDRRHIQRRIEEIKKELEKVKKSREVQRKSRIENNVPVVSIIGYTNAGKSTLMNRISKADVLVEDKLFATLDTTTRRVYHKGKEFLITDTVGFIRNLPHHLVEAFSSTLEEVKYSNLILNVVDVSDPFYFEHIKVSEDLLKQLGADHIPLIRVYNKIDKVNSLDLNVFDKVPTVFISAKDGTGIDKLLDMIVERI, from the coding sequence ATGGCGAGGATAAGAGAATACTACAGGGACCTTATTGAAAAGCTCAAACACTACAAAAGCGAGGAGTACATGATAGATGAATTTATCTACAATAGCTTAAAGGAGATTTCACAGAAGCTAAATAAAGAAGTTGCTATTGTAATAAATAGGAAGGGAAACGTTGAAGAGGTTGTAATTGGCGAGAAAGATAAGATAGAACTTGAAGATGCTTCTGAGGCTCAGAAAAAAGCAGCGATTATCCATACTCATCCGACAAGCCAGGCTACCCCCTCTATGAATGATTTGTCAACACTGATTTTGGAAAAATATGATTATATAATGACAATTTCGCTCAAAACAGAAGAGGCAACACTTGCTTTTTGGGGAAAGGAACTCAAAGATGTTGAAATAATAGGTCCTTTTAAGGTTGAATATTTCTATGAATTTGACATATCTCATAAGATTTCAGAAATTGACCAAAAACAAAAAGAAAGAGAAAAGCTTTATGACATTGCCAACGATAAAATTGAAGAGAAGGCGCTTTTGGTTGATGTGTGGCCTAAAAGCGATTCTGAAGGAGACAAACACCTATTTGATGAGCTTGAGAGCTTATGTTACACAGCAGGTGTAAAGGTAGTTGACAAGGTTGTTCAAGTAAGGAGGAATATAGACCCTGCATATTTTATAGGTAGGGGTAAAGTAGAGGAGATATTGCAAATTTGTCAGCAAAAAGACATTGATGTTGTAATCTTTAACAGAGAGCTGACTCCAGCCCAGATAAAAAATCTTGAAGAGGCACTCTTAAGAAAAGTAATTGACAGAACAGATGTAATACTTGACATATTTGCAAGAAGGGCGAAGACAAAAGAAGGAAAACTCCAGGTAGAGCTTGCACAGCTTTTGACACTGCTCCCGCGACTTCGTGGAATGGGAACAGTACTCTCAAGACTTGGTGGTGGAATTGGCACAAGAGGACCCGGTGAGACAAAGCTTGAACTTGACAGAAGGCATATTCAAAGACGTATTGAAGAGATTAAAAAGGAACTTGAAAAGGTAAAGAAAAGTAGAGAGGTACAGAGAAAAAGTAGAATAGAGAACAATGTTCCAGTTGTTTCTATTATAGGTTATACCAATGCTGGCAAGTCAACTTTGATGAACAGGATTTCAAAAGCAGACGTGCTTGTTGAAGATAAACTCTTTGCTACTCTCGACACTACCACAAGAAGAGTGTACCACAAAGGTAAAGAGTTTTTAATTACAGACACGGTTGGGTTTATACGAAATCTTCCACATCATTTAGTAGAAGCCTTTTCATCAACTCTTGAAGAAGTAAAATATTCAAATTTAATCTTAAATGTTGTAGATGTATCAGACCCATTCTACTTTGAACACATAAAAGTCTCAGAGGATTTACTAAAACAGCTTGGTGCTGACCACATTCCTCTTATCAGAGTGTATAACAAGATTGACAAAGTCAACTCTCTTGATCTCAATGTTTTTGACAAAGTTCCTACTGTTTTTATCTCAGCAAAAGACGGAACGGGGATTGATAAGCTGCTTGATATGATTGTTGAGAGGATATGA
- the tuf gene encoding elongation factor Tu, with protein sequence MAKAKFERTKPHVNIGTIGHVDHGKTTLTAAITKVLALKGKAQFMPYDQIDKAPEERERGITINTAHVEYETDARHYAHVDCPGHADYVKNMITGAAQMDGAILVVSAADGPMPQTREHILLARQVNVPYIVVFLNKVDMVDDPELIELVEMEVRELLSKYGYPGDEVPIIKGSALKALESTSEDPNAPEYQCIIELMNAVDTYIPTPQRDIDKPFLMPIEDVFSITGRGTVVTGRVERGTLKTGEEVEIVGFAPEPRKTVVTGIEMFRKVLDEAVAGDNVGCLLRGIQKNEVERGQVLAKPGTIKPHTKFKAQVYVLTKEEGGRHTPFFTGYRPQFYFRTTDVTGTITLPEGVEMCMPGDNVEMTVELISPIAIESGLRFAIREGGRTVGAGSVTTIIE encoded by the coding sequence ATGGCAAAGGCAAAATTTGAAAGAACAAAACCACACGTAAACATAGGTACAATTGGACACGTTGACCATGGTAAGACAACATTGACAGCTGCAATTACAAAGGTTTTAGCTCTCAAAGGTAAGGCTCAATTCATGCCCTATGACCAGATTGACAAGGCTCCAGAGGAAAGAGAAAGAGGTATCACAATCAACACAGCACACGTTGAGTATGAAACAGATGCAAGACACTACGCACACGTTGACTGCCCAGGACACGCTGACTATGTAAAGAACATGATAACAGGTGCTGCTCAGATGGACGGTGCTATCTTGGTTGTATCTGCAGCAGATGGTCCAATGCCACAGACAAGAGAGCACATTTTGCTTGCAAGACAGGTTAACGTTCCATACATTGTTGTATTCCTCAACAAAGTAGACATGGTAGACGACCCAGAATTAATTGAACTTGTTGAGATGGAAGTTAGAGAACTTCTTTCAAAGTATGGTTATCCAGGTGATGAAGTACCAATTATAAAGGGTTCAGCTTTGAAAGCATTAGAGTCAACATCAGAAGATCCAAATGCGCCAGAGTATCAATGCATTATAGAACTCATGAATGCTGTTGATACGTACATCCCAACACCGCAGAGAGACATTGATAAACCATTCTTGATGCCAATTGAAGACGTGTTCTCAATTACAGGTAGAGGTACAGTTGTTACAGGTAGAGTTGAAAGAGGAACACTCAAGACAGGCGAAGAGGTTGAGATTGTTGGATTTGCTCCAGAACCAAGGAAAACTGTTGTAACAGGTATTGAGATGTTCAGAAAGGTGCTTGACGAGGCAGTTGCAGGTGACAACGTTGGATGTCTTCTCAGAGGTATTCAGAAGAATGAGGTTGAAAGAGGTCAGGTTCTTGCAAAGCCAGGCACAATCAAACCTCACACTAAATTCAAAGCACAGGTTTACGTATTGACAAAAGAAGAGGGTGGAAGACATACACCATTCTTCACAGGTTACAGACCGCAGTTCTACTTCAGAACAACAGACGTTACAGGTACAATTACATTGCCTGAAGGCGTTGAAATGTGCATGCCTGGCGACAATGTTGAGATGACAGTTGAGCTTATTTCTCCAATTGCTATTGAGTCAGGGCTCAGATTTGCTATCCGTGAGGGCGGAAGAACAGTTGGTGCAGGTTCTGTTACAACAATAATTGAGTAG